The following is a genomic window from Paenibacillus thiaminolyticus.
GGTGGTCATTATCCAGGGGTTTTTCCATGTCGGCAATGAGACGGTACTGTTCACGGCCGGGACATGGCCGTTCTATAAGGAAGGCTTGCTGTTCGCCCTCGGCATCAGCTTCCGTGCCTTGAACATCGTCGGAGCCTTCCTCATCCTCGTCCTGACGACGAAGCCGTCCGATCTGGTGGAAGCCCTCGTCCGCAAAGGCTTGTCGCCCCGCATCGGCTATGTGCTGAACTCCGTGTTCCAGATCATTCCGCAGATGATGGCGACCGTCGGCACGATTACCGACGCACAGCGTTCGCGGGGCGTAGAGACGGAAGGAAGATTGATGACGCGCATCAAGGCGTTCCTTCCGTTTATTGGCCCGGTTGTGCTCAGTTCGCTGCTGGATACGAAGGAGCGCACGCTGGCGCTGCAGGCGAGAGGCTTCAATGTGCCCGGGCGCAAAACATTTCTGAATGAAGAGAAGCGGTACCGGCATAGCGGCATTCTGCGGCTGGCGATGCTTGTCATCGTCACTGCCGCTCTTCTATGGAGGATCTTCACATGAACCTGATTGAAGTGGATCATCTCAAGTACCGCTATCCGTCCACGGAGAAGCTGGCCTTGAATGATATCTCGCTGGCGGTGAAGGCCGGGGAATTCATTGGGATTATCGGGGCCAATGGAGCGGGCAAGACGACCTTCTGCCAAGCGCTCACGGGCCTGGTGCCGCATTTCTATAAGGGGGCATACGGAGGCAGCGTATCTATCGCAGGCTCCGATGTCGCGGAGAGCGGCGTGGATGAGATGATACGCCATGTCGGCATCGTATTTCAGAATCCGTTCACGCAGGTGACGGGAGCGAAGCTGACGGTGTACGAGGAGGTCGCCTTCGGCCTGGAGCAGTTGGGCGTGAAGCGGGACGAGATGATCGGGCGCATCGATCATGCGCTTCATCTGCTCGGTATGTACGAGTGCAAGGATCGGCAGCCGTTCGACCTGTCCGGGGGCCAGATGCAGCGGATGGCCATCGCCTGCGTCATTGCGATGCGGCCTCAGGTCATCGTGCTGGATGAGCCGACCTCGCAGCTCGACCCGCAGGGCTCGGAGGAAGTGTTCCAGGCCATCCAGAGCTTGAGCCGGGAGGGAATGACGGTCATACTGGCGGAGCATAAGATGGAGAAGCTCGCCGCGTACGCGGACCGGATCGCACTTCTGCACGAAGGGAGCCTAATCGGCATGGATACGCCGTCCCGCCTGTTCTCCAGAGCCGATCTGACGGATTATGGGGTCAAGCCCCCTGTCTATACACAGGTATGCCGCGAGCTCGGGCTGCGCTCCCCGGGCAAAGATACGTATCCGGTGACTCTGGAAGAGGCGGCTGAGGCTTATGCGGCGGTGTACGGGGGGAAGAGCGGCGGCGTCCATGCGGCAGGCGCGGAAGAGGGGGAGCGGGATGAGTGAGTTGATTCGCATCTGGAAGGTGCATTTCGAATATGCCCCAGGGATGCCCGTGCTGCATGATGTCACGCTGGACTTCGATACGCGGGCGACGGCGGTCATCGGGCAGAACGGCGCCGGCAAGACGACGCTGGTCAAGCTGCTCAAAGGGCTGCTGAAGCCGATGGCCGGCGAAATAACGGTGTGCGGGATACGGACGGAGGAAGCGACGGTCGCCGGATTGGCAGGCCGAATCGGGCTTGTCTTCCAGAATCCGAACGATCAGATATGCAAGCGTACCGTCCTGGATGAGGTCATGTTCGGGCCGCTCAACCTGAAGCGGAGCCCGGCCGTGGCGAGGGAATGGGCCATGGCGGCGCTGGACATGGTCGGGCTGACCGCGCACGGGCAGATGAACCCCCACGATCTCGGCTTGTCCGAGAAAAAGCTGGTGAGCATCGCCTCGATTGTCGCCATGGATACGGATATTCTTATTCTGGACGAGCCGACCATCGCGCAGGACGATGCGGGCAAGCGCCGGATTGGCGGCATCATCGAGCAATTGAAGCGGCAGGGCAAGCTCGTGCTGGCGATATTGCATGATATGGACTTCGCCGCGGTTCATTTCGAACGGACCATTGTCATGAACCGGGGCCGGGTGCTGATGGACGACGAGACGCGTCATGTGTTCTCCCGACAGGAGATTCTTCGCGAAGCCTGTCTCGATACGCCGTATGCGACGCAGCTCGGGAAGCGGTGGGGGCTTCCCGATATGGTCTTAACGGCAGAGGAGCTTATCGCAGCCATGTCCGCTAAGCGGTGATTTCGATGTCGGATTGGATGCATTTGAAGGGAAGAGACCTGTGCATGCCCGGATGGATGCTCAGGTCTTTGGGCTGCTTCCGGGTTCGAGAAAGCTGGCTTACCTATGCTACAATACGAGGTAAACAGACAAGCGTGGGCAGAAAGGGGCAGCATGAATATGGGCGTTGCTTACGGAAGACCGTATAAAGATATTTTGGAGGATCTGGTTGCGGCTATTGCATTAATCCCGGACGGTTATCAGTTCTTCGACATGGGGCAGGAGGAATGGGAAGCGCTGGGGGAGCAGGAGCGGTACGAAGTGCTGGAGGCGCTCGCGGATGATGTGTTTTACGGGCTCGGCCAGGAGCGGCTGCTGTTCATCGGCAGCGGAAGCGTGCAGTATGACCCCGAATTCCATCTAATCGAGGTCGTCGTCGACAGTGCGACGGTAGCCCGTATCGCCTTGACCTGATTCGTCCCGCACTCGAATGAGCGCGGGACGCGGTTATGGGTGATAGACCATGCAGTAGAATTCGCCAGGCCCGGTCGGCGTCTGCCGCATGTACGTATCGGTGATGCGGAATCCGGCGCGCCGGTACGTGCGGATGGCGCGTTCATTCCAAGTTAGCACTTCCAGATCGATCATATCGACGGGATGGCGCCGCCGGGCTTCTTCGACGATCGCCTGGACGAAGGGCACGCCATATCCTTGCCCAAGTCGATCGGGGCGCATCCCTAGGCCGAGACGGGTCACGCCGAGCAGAGGGAAGAACTGCGCGAACCCGAACAGTTCCCCATCGGCATCCGTAACCGATACATATTGCTCGCTTCGGATGCGGGCATCGCCGAACTCGACTTCGAGGGCCTTCATTTGCTCCCACGGGAGGAATCCATACAGTTGATAAGGCGGCTCATATGTCCATGAGCAGATATGGGCACCGTCCTCCTCGGTCATCGCGCGAACCCGGAAGGGCAGCCGCGGCGAGCGGGACGAAGAATGGCGGTAAGAAGCCGGCAAGGCAATCACTTCC
Proteins encoded in this region:
- a CDS encoding energy-coupling factor transporter transmembrane component T family protein, which codes for MKSMSLYVEKDSAIHRVDPITKLAYIATAIAIPIIVPSLHAAWVCMLISFGLLAAGGVLRRGLAVMGFVGFVLVTVVIIQGFFHVGNETVLFTAGTWPFYKEGLLFALGISFRALNIVGAFLILVLTTKPSDLVEALVRKGLSPRIGYVLNSVFQIIPQMMATVGTITDAQRSRGVETEGRLMTRIKAFLPFIGPVVLSSLLDTKERTLALQARGFNVPGRKTFLNEEKRYRHSGILRLAMLVIVTAALLWRIFT
- a CDS encoding energy-coupling factor ABC transporter ATP-binding protein, with translation MNLIEVDHLKYRYPSTEKLALNDISLAVKAGEFIGIIGANGAGKTTFCQALTGLVPHFYKGAYGGSVSIAGSDVAESGVDEMIRHVGIVFQNPFTQVTGAKLTVYEEVAFGLEQLGVKRDEMIGRIDHALHLLGMYECKDRQPFDLSGGQMQRMAIACVIAMRPQVIVLDEPTSQLDPQGSEEVFQAIQSLSREGMTVILAEHKMEKLAAYADRIALLHEGSLIGMDTPSRLFSRADLTDYGVKPPVYTQVCRELGLRSPGKDTYPVTLEEAAEAYAAVYGGKSGGVHAAGAEEGERDE
- a CDS encoding energy-coupling factor ABC transporter ATP-binding protein → MSELIRIWKVHFEYAPGMPVLHDVTLDFDTRATAVIGQNGAGKTTLVKLLKGLLKPMAGEITVCGIRTEEATVAGLAGRIGLVFQNPNDQICKRTVLDEVMFGPLNLKRSPAVAREWAMAALDMVGLTAHGQMNPHDLGLSEKKLVSIASIVAMDTDILILDEPTIAQDDAGKRRIGGIIEQLKRQGKLVLAILHDMDFAAVHFERTIVMNRGRVLMDDETRHVFSRQEILREACLDTPYATQLGKRWGLPDMVLTAEELIAAMSAKR
- a CDS encoding GNAT family N-acetyltransferase, with amino-acid sequence MTEEDGAHICSWTYEPPYQLYGFLPWEQMKALEVEFGDARIRSEQYVSVTDADGELFGFAQFFPLLGVTRLGLGMRPDRLGQGYGVPFVQAIVEEARRRHPVDMIDLEVLTWNERAIRTYRRAGFRITDTYMRQTPTGPGEFYCMVYHP